GTCGGGAAATGTCGCGGCAAGTCTTGCCAATATTCCGCAAGGATGTCGCCCCAGGCGTTCCGATGCATCTCTTCGCCCACAACCTGGCCGAAAACCGACTCGCCCTGCCGCACGCAAATCGTTACGAAATACGCTCCCGCGCTGCTGTAATCCCAGCGAGCCAACCGAACGGATCGGCGACGGTGGGCGTTGGGGTCATCCTTCGCGCTCATCGGCGTCCGCTTGCCCCTCCATCCGGCCCACGCCCGCCGGCCCGCCCCGCCTTGATGCCCACACGAACACCGCCGTCGCCAGCCCTGCCAGCACGAGCAGCGCGATGAGTTTGTACAGCCGCGTGGAGATGAGTAGCGCCAGGCCGCCGAACAGCGCGCAGAAGGCGTAGTACGCCAGCACGATGCGTCGCTGCGACCACCCCATATCGGCCAGGCGGAAGTGCAGATGCCCGCGGTCGCCCTGGCCGATGGGTTGGCCCCTGCGGATGCGCGCCACCATCTGCCAGGCCACGTCCATGATGGGAATCCCCAGCACCAGCAGGAGCGTCGCCACCTTGCCCCCCGCCACGATGGACAGCGTGCCCAGCGCGAACCCCAGGAAGTACGACCCTCCGCTGCCCATGAACACCCGCGCCGGATGGAAGTTGTACGGCAGAAAGCCCAGCGTGCTCCCCAGCAGCGCCAGCGGCAGCAGCGCCACGCTGTGCTGGCCTTCGCGCACCATGTGCACGGTGAGGAGCAACGCGGCAATGGCCGTTACCCCCGCCGCCAGGCCGTCCAGGCCGTCCAGGAAGTTGACCGTGTTCATCGCGCCCATGATCCAGAACAGCGTAACGGGAATTGTTACGTACCAGGGGAACCAGATTTGTCGGTTGGTCAGCGGGTTGTTGATGACCTCAATGAAGATGAGGAACAGCATGGCGATGCCCGCCGCGATGACCTGCACGGCGAACTGCGGCCACGAGGGGAGTTCGCGGGCGTCGTCCCAAATCCCGGCCGCGAACACGAACACGCACCCGAGGGCGACGCCGAGCAGCCGCGTGGCCTCGTTGGGGTCGTTGGTGGCGGGCCGGATGGGCGCGGGCAGAAGTTGCATCACGGCGAGTCCCGCCATGAAGGCCGCGAACAGCGCCACGCCCCCCAGGCGAGACACGCGGCCCGTATGGCGGCGCCGACCGCCCGGCTCGTCGGCGATGGCCAGGCGCAGGCCAAGCCGTCCCGCAAGCGGCGTCAGTACCAGCGACACCAGGAACGAAGCCGCAAACACGAATACGAACGCCATCCTAGCCTGCCCCGAATTGCCTATCGCCTGCATGGCCCACTATAAGGCCCTGGGGTGCTCCTGTCAAGCACAAGAAAAAGCCTGCACACCCGAGGTGCGCAGGCTTTTCGGTCAGGGGTTGCGCGGCGTCGGCTAGGCCTCGCCGCAGAGTTTCAGCAGGCGCTCCCATCTTTCGTCCACATCCTGCTGGATGCGCTCAATCATGTATTGGTTCTCCGGGCGGAACAGGTGGCGGAATCGGCCCTGGGCCTGGAGCCATTCGGTAACCGGCTTCTTGACCTTGGGCTTGTAGGTCAGGCGCCAGACGCCGTTTTCCACCTCGTACAGCGGCCAGACACACGTCTCGGTCGCCAATTTCATGACCTCCACGGTGGTGTCCGTATCGTGCCGCCAGCCGCGGTTGCACGAGGACAGGACGTTGAGGAACGCCGGGCCGTCGGCGGCCACGCCCTTGCGGGCCTTCTCCATCAGGTCGCGCCAGTTGTGGGGCGACGCCTGGGCCACGTAGGGGATGTTGTGCGCCGCGCAGATGGCCGTCAGGTCCTTGCGGGGCTGCATCTTGCCCGGGATGACCTTGCCCGCGGGCGATGTCGTCGTGTTGGCGCCCATGGGCGTGGCGCTGGAACGCTGGATGCCGGTGTTCATGTACGCCTCGTTGTTGTAGCAGACGTACATCATCTTGTGCCCGCGCTCCAACGCGCCCGACAGCGCCTGGATGCCGATGTCGTAGGTGCCGCCGTCGCCGCCGAAAGCGATGAACTTCACGTTCTGCTCGGGGATCTTGCCTCGCTTGACCAGCGCGCGATAGGCCGTCTCCACGCCGCTCATGGTAGAGGCGGCGTTCTCAAAGGCGTTGTGAATCCAGGGCACGCGCCAGGAAGTGTAGGGGAAGATGGTGGTGGAGACCTCCAGGCAGCCGGTGGCGTTGGCCAGGACCACAGGCTCGTCAATGGCGGCCAGAATCTGGCGCACGACGATGCCCGCGCCGCACCCCGCGCACAGGCGGTGTCCTGGGGCCAGCCGATCTTCGCGCTTGGACAGTTCTTTAAGGTTCAGTTTCGTTGCCATGATGCTCTCCTTTCCCGCCTACTCGCGCACGCCGACATAGGAGACCAGGTCGGTTACCTTGCCGGTCTTGGCGATTTGGAGCAGGTCGTGGAATACGCCCTCAATCTGGGAGGGGACGATGTCGCGCCCGCCCAGGCCGAAGACGAAGTCGGCCATGGGCACGTTGGCGTCGTAAATCTTCATCGCCGCGGCCAGTTCCAGGAACAGCGGCCCGGCGTTCCCCATGGAGCCGAAGGAGATGGCGCGGTCCATCACGCCCACGGCTTTGACATGCCGTAGGGCGGACACCATCTCCTGGGCCGGGAACGGGCGGAAGACGCGAGGCTTCAGCAGGCCCACCTTGGCCCCCTGCGCCCGCAGTTTGTCCACGGCCGCGCGCGCCGTCCCTGCGGTGGACGACGACACCACAATCGCCGCCTCGGCGTCGTCCAGGCGGTACGTCTCAAACAGGCCGTACTTGCGGCCAAACGTCTTGGCGAATTCATCGGCCACATCCAGGATGACCTTCTGGGCGTGGCGCATGGCTTCCACCTGCTGGCGCTTGTGCTCAAAGTAGTAGTCGGTGAAGTCCAGCGGCCCGTAGGTTACCGGGTGATCCAGGTCCAGCAGCGAGTACTTGGGCCGATACTCGCCGACGAATGCCTTGACCTTGGCGTCGTCAAAGATTTCCACGCGCTCCTCGGCGTGGGACGTGATGAAGCCGTCAAACAGGATCATGACCGGCAGGAGCACGTCGGGGTGCTCGGCGATGCGCACGGCCTGGATTACCGTGTCGTAGGCTTCCTGGGCGTTCTCGCAGAAGAGGTGAATCCAGCCCGCATCCCGCGCGCCCATGGAATCGGAATGGTCGCAGTGGATGTTGATGGGCGCGGACAGGGCGCGGTTCACGTTGGTCATCACAATCGGCAGGCGGTTGGACGCGGCCACGTACAGGATTTCCCACATGAACGCCAGGCCCGCCGACGAGGTGGCCGTCATCACGCGCGCGCCCGCAGCCGAAGCGCCCACGCACGCGCTCATGGCGCTGTGCTCGCTTTCCACGGTGATGAATTCGGTGTCCACCAGCCCGTCGGCGACGAACTCCGAGAACGTCTGCACAATCGCGGTCTGGGGCGTGATGGGGTACGCTGCAACGACATCCGGATTGATCTGGCGCATCGCCTCGGCGACGGCGCCGGTCCCATCCAATGCTTTGAACTCGCTCATTTGGCACCTCCCGCGCGGCCAGGCTCATCCACCATCTCTATGGAGCCCCCGAACTCGGCTTCGTCGTGCATCTCAATGCACTTGACGGGGCACACGTTGGCGCAGATGCCGCAGCCCTTGCAGTGGAGCAGGTCAAAGCCCACCATCTTCTGGTCCTTGACCCGAATGCTGGAATCGGGGCAATAGACCCAGCAGAACATGCAGTTGGTGCAACGGCTGACATCGCGCACGGGGCGGAAGGCTCGCCACGCGCCTGTATTGTACTGCGCGGAGTTACCCGCTTCCACAATCATGCCTCCGATGGGGAGGTCTTTCCAACCCTTAGCCACAGTGTCCTCCTTTCCGACGAGGGCTAGCCCTCTTTGACTTCTTCGGCTGCGCGACGAATCGCGGCGACGTTGGCCTCTACGATGTCCGCCTTCATGTGCTTCTTGGCGAACCGCTGGCGCGTCTGCTCCACAATGGCGTCCACCTCAAACAGGCCGGTGGCCTTGACCAGCGCGCCGAGCATGGGCGTATTGGTGATTTCGCGCCCCAGCGTCTCAATGGCGATGCGGCTGGCGTCCACCGTGAACACGCGCCCGGTGCGAAGGTTGAGTTGCTCGCGGATTTCGGCGGGCGACGCGCTCGTGTTGACGAGCAGAATCCCGTCGGGCTTCAGGCCCTCGGTTACCTTCACCGTGCCCAGGAGCGTGGGGTCCAGCACCACGACCACGTCGGGCTCCTGAATCTGGCAGTGGAGGTCAACGGGGTGATCGCTGATGCGGGTGAACGCCTGAATCGGCGCGCCCATGCGCTCCGGACCGTACTCGGGGAAGGCCTGGAAGTACAGCCCTGCATCCAGCGCGGCCTCGGCGAGGACCTTGCCTGCCGTAACCGCGCCCTGGCCGCCACGGCCATGCCAACGTACTTCAACCAACTTGCTCATAGTTCCTCCTCTTGCCTGTCGCTGCGCACGGCAAGCCATGATGTTGTGTTTGGATGGTCAATGCGAAAGGCACAAAAATAAGGGCAGTTCGCCTGTCGGCGGCTGGCCCTGCTCGGGGCATCTCAATAGGAAGCGAAGAGCGCAACGTGCCCAACCATTGTACTCACCAAACATCCTGTCCCAAGATTCGCAGGTTTCGCGTGCATTTTACCCCAGAACAGCCCCCTTGTCAAAGCCTTGTTGTTTTGTTCACGATTCCTGTTATTGAATCTCGCTACTCCAATAGAACACTCGCATCTTCAGTTCGGCCCGTCAGAACAGGGAGCCGCTAGACGTAGGGCAAATTGCCAATTTGCCCTACGATGGCCGCCGAGAGAGCAGCGCCAACCGAATGTGCGACCTCCCCATGGGCCTCCTGGCGCTATGCTACCACATCGTGCGTTCTTATGAAAAAGCGAGCGTGAGCAGGTGCGACCCACCTTCGGAAGCACACCTTCCGAAGCGCGTCGCGCCTTGCTCACAAACGCAAACCGCACCGAGCCTGTTGTGTTCGCGATTCCCGTTTCTCGCCGCTATTGTGATATAATGGCGCAAGCAAACCACCGAGGGAACCCGCAAACATGACGATCGCCGTTGACATCCAGGCTCCGGCTCCCTGGCTGGACGAAGAATGGAACCGCTTCGTGGAGCGCCACAGGCACGGCCACTTGCTGCAATCCTGCCAGTGGGCGCAGTTCAAGTCGCGGCACGCGTGGTCGGCGTGCAGGGTCATCGTGCGCGAGGGGCGCGAGCCGGTGGCCGGGGCGCAGGTCCTGTTCCGACAGGTGGGCCCCGTCTCCGTGGCCTACGTGCCAAAAGGCCCGGTTGTGGACTGGGAGAATGCGGCCCTCGTTGAGGCCGTGGTGGGCGGGCTTCACGACCTGTGTCGTCGGCGGCGGGCCGTCTTCCTGCGCCTGGAGCCTGACCTGCCCTACAGCCCGGATTTGGCGCGGCAGTTGGCCGCCATGCGCTTTCGGTTCGCAGGCAAGGTGCAGCCGTTGAGCACCCTGCATCTGGACATTGACCGCGACCCCGAGGAGATTCTCGCGGGCATGAAGCCCAAGACCCGCTACAACATCCGACTGGCCGAGCGCAAGGGCGTGCGGGTGCGCGAGGGCACGGAGGCCGATGTGGCCGTCTTCTACCGCCTGTCGCAGATCACCAGCCTGCGCGACGATTTCCCCATCCACGCCGAGAAGTACTACCGCGACGCGTATCGCACGTTCGTGCCCGCGGACATGGCGCGGCTCCTGCTGGCCGAGTACGATGGCGAGGTCATCGCCGGCCTGATGGTCTTCGCGTTCGGCGCGTCGGCCTGGTACATGTACGGCGCGTCGTCCAACCGCTACCGCAACCTGATGCCCAATCATCTGCTCCAGTGGCGCGCCATCCAGTGGGCGCGGGCGCGCGGGTGCAAGGTGTACGACTTCTGGGGCATCCCCGACGAGGTGGGGCAGGATCCCGCGTCGGCAGCCCTCGCCGCGCAGCGCAGCGATGGCCTTTGGGGCGTGTATCGGTTCAAGGAGGGTTTTGGCGGGCGGGTGGTGCGCTACCTGGGCGCTTACGACTTCGCCTACGCGCCGCTGGTGTACGTGGCGGGCATGATGTTGTGGCCCAGGCTGCGCCACCTGCTGTACCGCCTGCGCCGCAAACGCCCGCCCGAGAGCGAGGTGGGCGTGGAGTAGGCCCGCGCGGCCCTACACCGGATCCTTCGGCGGCAGCGGGCGACCTTCCCGTTCCAGCCACGCCTCGCGCACGGCGGCCGCCAGGAAGATGGAACCAAGCGCCAGGACCATGCCGCCTTGACCAACGTCCGTGAGCGCATGGTCCAGCGCCTGGCGCGGCGAGCGAACGCCCGCCGACTCTCGCCCAAGGGCGCGCGCGGTGCGCTGCAACTCGGCCACGTCCATGGCCCTCTCGTGGGGGGCCTGCGCGAACACCAGGCGCGTCGCGGACGGAATGAGACGCAACATGCTCGCCACGTCCTTGTCGGCGGACGCGCCGAAGATCACCACGTCGGGCGCGCGGCCCAGAATCTCCCGAACCGTCGCGAGGGCCGCTTCCACGGATTCCACCGTGTGCGCCGAATCCACGATGAGCCACGGCGAGGACTGCATCACCTCCAGCCGTGCGGGCCACCGCACCTCGGCCAGCCCGCGCCGCAGCGCGTCCTCGGACACCGGGAACCCCCGCGGCTCCAACTCGGCCACGGCGGCGATGGCGGCGGTGGCGTTGTCCAGTTGGTGTCGCCCGATGAGCGGGATGAACAAATCCGCCAGAGGCACCGGCCATCCGGCCCGCGGCCCGCGCGCGGAAGACGCGAGGAAATGCTGCCCCTCGTGGGTCTGGCCCTCCAACTGCCAGCGCCAGTCTCGGCCCACCCAGACCTGCCGCGCCCGCCGCTGCCGCGCCCGCTCGGCCAGGACCGCCGCCGCCGACGCCTTCTGCGGCGTGAAGACGACGGGCACACCCCGCTTGATGATGCCGGCCTTTTCGGCGGCGATGCGATCCAGGGTGTTGCCCAGCACGTTCATGTGGTCCATGCCGATGGACGTGATGACCGAGATTAGGGGCCGCACTACATTGGTGGCGTCAAACCTGCCGCCCAGCCCCACCTCCAACACCGCGATCTGGACGCCACGGCGACGAAAATGCTCAAACGCAATCGCCGTGATGGCCTCAAAGGTCGTGCCGGGGGTGCGCTCCAACGTGGGGCGAATCCAGTTCGCCAGTTCCACGACCTCCGCCTCGGAGATCATCTCGCCATTCACCTGGATGCGCTCGCGGAACGTGTGCAAGTGCGGCGACGTGTACAGCCCCGTCCGGTATCCCGCCTGGGCCAGGATGGAGGCGATCATGGCGCTGGTGGAGCCTTTGCCCTTGGTGCCGGCGACGTGCACCGACTGGAAGGCGCGATGCGGCGAACCCAGGCGCTTGAGCAGGGTGCGGAACCGGTCCAAGTTCGGAGGCACAACCTCACGATCCGTTACCCAATACTGCCAACTGGGGAGTCCGTACAGATAACGCAGGGCATCAGAATACGTGTCCACGTAGCCATCTCCCGACGCGGGTGATTTCATATGCCATCACGGCGAAGGTCTCGCGAAACGTGAAGTACGCGCGCAGCCTGGGAATCGTCCAGCCTGGGCTGTCGGCGACGGGGACCGGGTAGGCTTCAAGCCCCGCGTCGGCGGCCATGCGACATGCGCGGAACATGTGGTAGGGATCGGACACCACCAGGACCGAGCGCCAGCCGTGCGCCGCCATGATTTGCGCGGTGTTGCGGATGTTGTCCAGCGTGGAGTGCGACCGATCTTCCAACAGAATGGCCTCCGGCGGCACGCCCATGCCGACGGCCACCCGCCGCATGGCCTCGGCCTCGGAGGGCGGGAGTTTCCCCAGGCCCCCGCTCACGATGATGCGCGGCGCGTAGCCTTGCATGTAGAGCGCCACGCCGGCTTCAATGCGGCTGCGCAGGATGGGGCTGGGCTGCTCGCCGGGCCAGACCGGCGCGCCCAGGACCAGGATCACGTCGGCGGGGGCTTTCTTCTCCGCCCGCGCCGCGCCGAGGATATTCCACAGCGCCACAAGGGCGGCCGCCGCGACCGCCAGGGCCAAGATGATGCCGAGCCGCACGATTCTCCACACCCGTTTGGTCACGCAGGCCCTCCGCGCCGTCATGCGTCCGCTTGTTGCGGGCCGCTCCGAGGCTGCGCGGGGCCGTCCACCCAGCGCCGCGCCGCTTCTGGCAACTCGGCCAGTGCGCCCTTGCGCACGGTGCACGGCGGCAGGGAGTCCAGGAACATACGGCCATACGCCTTGCTGATGATGCGCTTGTCCAGCACCACGAACACGCCTCGGTCGGTGCGGCTGCGGATGAGCCTGCCGAACCCCTGGCGAAACCGCAGGACGCTCTCGGGGACCGCGTACTGGTTGAACGGGTCCTCAAACGTCTCGCTGCGGGCGGCGAAAATCGGCTCGGTGGGCACGGCGAAGGGCAGGCGGGCGATGACCAGGCAACTCAACGCTTCGCCCATGACGTCAATCCCTTCCCAGAAGGAGCGCGTGCCCAAGAGCACGGCGCGCGGCGTCTCGCGGAAGGTTGTGAGCAACTGCTGGCGCGACGCGCCGTCGCCGTGTTCCAGCACCAGGATGTCCTCTTCGGCCAGGGGCTTGGTGATGGCCCGCGCGGTGGCCTTCAACTGGCTGTACGAGGTGAACAGCGCGAGCGTTCGCCCGCCCATCGCCTTACACAACTGGATAAGCGCATCCTCCACGGTGCGCTGGTAGAAAGGTGCGTGCGGCTCGGGCATGTCCATCGGCACATAGACCAGGGTAGACGCCTTGTAGTCAAACGGCGAACCCACCGCCAGTTCTTCGGCTTCCCACGCCCCCAGTCGGTTGCGCATGTAGTCAAACTTCCCGCTGACGCACAGGGTCGCCGACGTGAGGATGACCGCCTCCTTCTGGCTGAAGATATGCTGGCGCACCAGGTCGCCCACCTGCAACGGGGCCGCGTTCAGCGACAGGATGTTCCGCTCCGTGTTCCGCTCAAACCAGCAGACCTGATTCTCGGAGGGCTTGAAGATGACCTGCCCGATTTGATCGCGGACGGTGCGCAACCGCAGGATTTGCGCAGCCAAATCCTGGAGCATATCGTCCAGTTCGGGCACGTCGTAGGCTTCCATGCCCTCCAGAGTCTGGCCCACTTGCTGGAGGTCTCGCTCTACCCTGGCGAGGATTGTGGCGCAGTCCTGCCAGGCCGTCTCCACGAGATTCCAGGCCGGTTGCGCCCGCACCCCAGGCGTGATGCGCAGGCGCTGGCTGTAGCCCGAGTTGTCGGCGTCGTTGGAATGCTCGCGCAGGAAGTCGTCGGCGATGGCGAAGAAGTCCCCCAAGGCCCGCTGGGCCAGGTCCACGTCGTTGCGTGCGTCTGCCAGGAGCGCCTCCAGGTCGCGCAGGTTGGGCCCAGGGATCGCATTGCGGCACCGCATGGCCACGTCGGTGAGGAGCCCCCGATGCCGGCCCGGGGCTGTCTTCTGGCTGATTTCCCCCAGTTGGCGGTCCAGCCCCATGCGGTCGGCCTGGAAACTGAGTTGCCGGGTGATGGCGTCCTCAAAGTGGTGCGCCTCGTCCACGATCAGGTACTTGTATTCGGGGAGGACGCGATTCTCCACGGCCACATCCGACACCAGGAGCGCATGGTTGACGATGAGGATGTGGGCGCGCTCGGCGCGGCGACGCGCGCGGTGGAAGAAGCAGCGGCCCTTCTGCCGATGGGGGCAGTCCTCGGCCAGGCAACTCTCCTGCTCGGACGAAATCTGCGACCAGACGGCCCGCTCTTGCTGGCTGGGCAGGAACAACTCGGTAACGTCGCCGGTGGCCGTGGTTTGCTGCCAGATGAGGACCTTGGCCAGGACGCGGAGTTCGTCCCCGTTCAGGTTGTCGCGGGCGCGCATGGCCGCCAGGCGGCGCAGGCACAGGTAGTTGCTGCGCCCCTTGAGCAGCGCCACCCGCACGTCAAGCGACAGCACCTTCTGGATGTCCGGAATGTCCTTCAGGTACAGTTGCTCTTGCAGGTTGATGGTGTTGGTGGAGATCACGACGGGGCGCTCGTTTTCAAGGGCGAAGTGCATGGCCGGCAGGAGGTAGGCCAGCGACTTGCCCGTGCCGGTGCCAGCCTCCACCATGAGGTGATGCCCTTCGTTCAGGCTACGGGCAACGGC
This genomic window from Chloroflexota bacterium contains:
- a CDS encoding pyruvate ferredoxin oxidoreductase (catalyzes the formation of acetyl-CoA from pyruvate and coenzyme A), producing MATKLNLKELSKREDRLAPGHRLCAGCGAGIVVRQILAAIDEPVVLANATGCLEVSTTIFPYTSWRVPWIHNAFENAASTMSGVETAYRALVKRGKIPEQNVKFIAFGGDGGTYDIGIQALSGALERGHKMMYVCYNNEAYMNTGIQRSSATPMGANTTTSPAGKVIPGKMQPRKDLTAICAAHNIPYVAQASPHNWRDLMEKARKGVAADGPAFLNVLSSCNRGWRHDTDTTVEVMKLATETCVWPLYEVENGVWRLTYKPKVKKPVTEWLQAQGRFRHLFRPENQYMIERIQQDVDERWERLLKLCGEA
- a CDS encoding 4Fe-4S binding protein, with protein sequence MIVEAGNSAQYNTGAWRAFRPVRDVSRCTNCMFCWVYCPDSSIRVKDQKMVGFDLLHCKGCGICANVCPVKCIEMHDEAEFGGSIEMVDEPGRAGGAK
- the porA gene encoding pyruvate ferredoxin oxidoreductase, which produces MSEFKALDGTGAVAEAMRQINPDVVAAYPITPQTAIVQTFSEFVADGLVDTEFITVESEHSAMSACVGASAAGARVMTATSSAGLAFMWEILYVAASNRLPIVMTNVNRALSAPINIHCDHSDSMGARDAGWIHLFCENAQEAYDTVIQAVRIAEHPDVLLPVMILFDGFITSHAEERVEIFDDAKVKAFVGEYRPKYSLLDLDHPVTYGPLDFTDYYFEHKRQQVEAMRHAQKVILDVADEFAKTFGRKYGLFETYRLDDAEAAIVVSSSTAGTARAAVDKLRAQGAKVGLLKPRVFRPFPAQEMVSALRHVKAVGVMDRAISFGSMGNAGPLFLELAAAMKIYDANVPMADFVFGLGGRDIVPSQIEGVFHDLLQIAKTGKVTDLVSYVGVRE
- a CDS encoding bifunctional folylpolyglutamate synthase/dihydrofolate synthase, which codes for MDTYSDALRYLYGLPSWQYWVTDREVVPPNLDRFRTLLKRLGSPHRAFQSVHVAGTKGKGSTSAMIASILAQAGYRTGLYTSPHLHTFRERIQVNGEMISEAEVVELANWIRPTLERTPGTTFEAITAIAFEHFRRRGVQIAVLEVGLGGRFDATNVVRPLISVITSIGMDHMNVLGNTLDRIAAEKAGIIKRGVPVVFTPQKASAAAVLAERARQRRARQVWVGRDWRWQLEGQTHEGQHFLASSARGPRAGWPVPLADLFIPLIGRHQLDNATAAIAAVAELEPRGFPVSEDALRRGLAEVRWPARLEVMQSSPWLIVDSAHTVESVEAALATVREILGRAPDVVIFGASADKDVASMLRLIPSATRLVFAQAPHERAMDVAELQRTARALGRESAGVRSPRQALDHALTDVGQGGMVLALGSIFLAAAVREAWLEREGRPLPPKDPV
- a CDS encoding peptidoglycan bridge formation glycyltransferase FemA/FemB family protein, with translation MTIAVDIQAPAPWLDEEWNRFVERHRHGHLLQSCQWAQFKSRHAWSACRVIVREGREPVAGAQVLFRQVGPVSVAYVPKGPVVDWENAALVEAVVGGLHDLCRRRRAVFLRLEPDLPYSPDLARQLAAMRFRFAGKVQPLSTLHLDIDRDPEEILAGMKPKTRYNIRLAERKGVRVREGTEADVAVFYRLSQITSLRDDFPIHAEKYYRDAYRTFVPADMARLLLAEYDGEVIAGLMVFAFGASAWYMYGASSNRYRNLMPNHLLQWRAIQWARARGCKVYDFWGIPDEVGQDPASAALAAQRSDGLWGVYRFKEGFGGRVVRYLGAYDFAYAPLVYVAGMMLWPRLRHLLYRLRRKRPPESEVGVE
- a CDS encoding 2-oxoacid:acceptor oxidoreductase family protein → MSKLVEVRWHGRGGQGAVTAGKVLAEAALDAGLYFQAFPEYGPERMGAPIQAFTRISDHPVDLHCQIQEPDVVVVLDPTLLGTVKVTEGLKPDGILLVNTSASPAEIREQLNLRTGRVFTVDASRIAIETLGREITNTPMLGALVKATGLFEVDAIVEQTRQRFAKKHMKADIVEANVAAIRRAAEEVKEG
- a CDS encoding undecaprenyl/decaprenyl-phosphate alpha-N-acetylglucosaminyl 1-phosphate transferase, with amino-acid sequence MAFVFVFAASFLVSLVLTPLAGRLGLRLAIADEPGGRRRHTGRVSRLGGVALFAAFMAGLAVMQLLPAPIRPATNDPNEATRLLGVALGCVFVFAAGIWDDARELPSWPQFAVQVIAAGIAMLFLIFIEVINNPLTNRQIWFPWYVTIPVTLFWIMGAMNTVNFLDGLDGLAAGVTAIAALLLTVHMVREGQHSVALLPLALLGSTLGFLPYNFHPARVFMGSGGSYFLGFALGTLSIVAGGKVATLLLVLGIPIMDVAWQMVARIRRGQPIGQGDRGHLHFRLADMGWSQRRIVLAYYAFCALFGGLALLISTRLYKLIALLVLAGLATAVFVWASRRGGPAGVGRMEGQADADEREG
- a CDS encoding YdcF family protein, with amino-acid sequence MTKRVWRIVRLGIILALAVAAAALVALWNILGAARAEKKAPADVILVLGAPVWPGEQPSPILRSRIEAGVALYMQGYAPRIIVSGGLGKLPPSEAEAMRRVAVGMGVPPEAILLEDRSHSTLDNIRNTAQIMAAHGWRSVLVVSDPYHMFRACRMAADAGLEAYPVPVADSPGWTIPRLRAYFTFRETFAVMAYEITRVGRWLRGHVF
- a CDS encoding DEAD/DEAH box helicase family protein, with the protein product MHRTYVALDLETTGLDAERDSIIEVGAVKFRGKEVLGTWSSLVNPSRPIPYRITQLTGLRDEDVQNAPALKSVLPDLVRFVGNGPIVGHSVQFDLEFLAKQDVLTNADAIDTFELASILVPHAPRYSLEILAQTLGVPATVHHRALDDAKTAMDLFNMLVERALSLDTRLLEEIVGLTQRSGWALRDLFRDILSYKGRSAFVTGSLGQQVQSKVGDDAYGLGILLLQEDEEPPLRPTARKVPVDVERVARMLEEDGAFARRFPHFEHRPQQVEMLRAVARSLNEGHHLMVEAGTGTGKSLAYLLPAMHFALENERPVVISTNTINLQEQLYLKDIPDIQKVLSLDVRVALLKGRSNYLCLRRLAAMRARDNLNGDELRVLAKVLIWQQTTATGDVTELFLPSQQERAVWSQISSEQESCLAEDCPHRQKGRCFFHRARRRAERAHILIVNHALLVSDVAVENRVLPEYKYLIVDEAHHFEDAITRQLSFQADRMGLDRQLGEISQKTAPGRHRGLLTDVAMRCRNAIPGPNLRDLEALLADARNDVDLAQRALGDFFAIADDFLREHSNDADNSGYSQRLRITPGVRAQPAWNLVETAWQDCATILARVERDLQQVGQTLEGMEAYDVPELDDMLQDLAAQILRLRTVRDQIGQVIFKPSENQVCWFERNTERNILSLNAAPLQVGDLVRQHIFSQKEAVILTSATLCVSGKFDYMRNRLGAWEAEELAVGSPFDYKASTLVYVPMDMPEPHAPFYQRTVEDALIQLCKAMGGRTLALFTSYSQLKATARAITKPLAEEDILVLEHGDGASRQQLLTTFRETPRAVLLGTRSFWEGIDVMGEALSCLVIARLPFAVPTEPIFAARSETFEDPFNQYAVPESVLRFRQGFGRLIRSRTDRGVFVVLDKRIISKAYGRMFLDSLPPCTVRKGALAELPEAARRWVDGPAQPRSGPQQADA